The following are encoded together in the Lysobacter silvisoli genome:
- a CDS encoding TIGR04255 family protein encodes MINKEGVLRSAPLYFVLCGVRFKLRESLPSWIGAIQDRLYADFPRLSRVRQSPAAGGMELAIDPPDFDPAQPGAAFLFTSGDQSTSIQIHKGGLTVFTRSYLHFDQFAASVSSAVDAILTSSNFLEVETIGIRYLDYIRPRDGERLSQYIDAGLLPFLPSWEGWNGEVLTGTSSSTYRIGDDKLTVRFVGAGHPVVPADLALAFLSNVSVEDGAFTNPIPVMVGQQGALDIDAVKNGFLLNAGDVRQVEDEVRRLHCLANQFFRQVCSDHAFSRWEEESL; translated from the coding sequence ATGATCAACAAGGAAGGCGTGCTGCGTTCTGCCCCTCTCTACTTCGTGTTATGCGGAGTTCGATTTAAGTTACGAGAGTCACTTCCTTCTTGGATTGGCGCCATTCAGGATCGTTTGTATGCGGACTTTCCCCGCCTGAGTCGAGTTCGTCAAAGTCCGGCGGCCGGCGGAATGGAGCTTGCTATTGACCCACCGGACTTTGATCCGGCGCAACCAGGTGCTGCCTTCCTTTTTACCAGTGGTGACCAGTCCACTTCGATTCAGATTCATAAAGGAGGCTTGACGGTCTTCACAAGGTCGTATCTGCACTTTGATCAGTTCGCGGCGAGCGTGTCATCTGCCGTTGATGCGATTTTGACCTCCTCTAATTTCTTGGAAGTCGAAACAATCGGTATCAGGTATTTGGACTACATTCGTCCTAGAGATGGCGAGCGTCTCTCTCAGTACATCGATGCTGGTCTTCTGCCTTTCCTACCCTCCTGGGAGGGCTGGAATGGTGAGGTTCTGACTGGTACCAGTTCAAGTACCTACAGGATTGGAGATGACAAGCTCACCGTCCGATTTGTAGGGGCAGGGCACCCAGTGGTTCCAGCTGATCTGGCGCTTGCTTTTCTGTCGAATGTCAGTGTCGAGGACGGAGCCTTCACGAACCCAATTCCTGTAATGGTCGGGCAGCAGGGTGCTTTAGATATAGATGCCGTAAAAAATGGATTTTTGCTAAATGCCGGAGATGTGAGACAAGTTGAGGATGAAGTGCGACGGCTTCATTGTCTAGCAAATCAGTTTTTCCGCCAGGTCTGTAGTGATCATGCATTCTCCAGATGGGAAGAGGAGTCTTTATGA
- a CDS encoding GNAT family N-acetyltransferase, with translation MSEPSNIPSTDGVRVVDYAPQWRQDFARLNLEWLERWFVVEPIDRVVLGDPETHLLADGGRVLFAVNAAGQALGTVALKHHGDGIYELTKMAVDSRLRGGGIGRLLMLGVLDAYSGLDGRELFLESSTKLAPALKLYESVGFRHYPAPRPGSHYVRADVHMIWHRPE, from the coding sequence ATGAGCGAACCATCGAACATCCCCAGCACCGACGGCGTCCGCGTCGTCGACTACGCGCCCCAATGGCGCCAGGACTTCGCCCGTCTCAACCTGGAATGGCTGGAGCGCTGGTTCGTGGTCGAGCCCATCGACCGTGTCGTGCTCGGCGATCCGGAGACCCACCTGCTCGCCGACGGCGGCCGCGTGCTGTTCGCGGTCAACGCCGCCGGTCAGGCCTTGGGCACCGTCGCCCTGAAGCATCATGGCGACGGCATCTATGAGCTGACCAAGATGGCCGTGGACAGCCGCCTGCGCGGCGGCGGCATCGGCCGGCTGCTGATGCTGGGCGTGCTCGACGCCTACAGCGGTCTCGATGGCCGCGAACTGTTTCTGGAGTCCAGCACCAAGCTGGCGCCCGCGCTGAAGCTGTACGAAAGCGTCGGCTTCCGCCACTACCCCGCACCGCGCCCCGGCTCGCACTACGTGCGCGCCGACGTGCACATGATCTGGCACCGCCCCGAATAG
- a CDS encoding HAD family hydrolase, whose translation MNRNDSAGIRLVGFDADDTLWRSQDYFDEAQLDFERIVGGYVDLHQSGALQRLYETEKRNIALFGYGVKGMVLSMIEAAVDITQQRISAADLHRIVELGKDLLRHPVELLPGIPEAVREIASEFDVVLITKGDLFHQEAKVRQCGLADLFRRIEIVSEKDAATYARLFEEFGLPPQQFAMIGNSLRSDIAPVLALGGWGVHMQYHTTWAHENEAEIAADEPRLRRVDGAPALPAAVRELALAALA comes from the coding sequence ATGAACCGCAACGACTCGGCCGGCATCCGGCTGGTCGGCTTCGACGCCGACGACACCCTCTGGCGCAGCCAGGATTATTTCGACGAAGCCCAGCTCGACTTCGAACGCATCGTCGGCGGCTACGTCGACCTGCACCAGTCCGGCGCGCTGCAGCGCTTGTACGAGACCGAGAAGCGCAACATCGCCCTGTTCGGCTACGGCGTGAAGGGCATGGTGCTGTCGATGATCGAGGCGGCGGTGGACATCACCCAGCAGCGCATCAGCGCCGCCGACCTGCACCGCATCGTCGAGCTGGGCAAGGACTTGCTGCGCCACCCGGTGGAACTGCTGCCCGGCATCCCCGAGGCGGTGCGCGAGATCGCCTCCGAATTCGACGTGGTGCTGATCACCAAGGGCGACCTGTTCCACCAGGAAGCCAAGGTGCGCCAGTGCGGCCTGGCCGACCTGTTCCGCCGCATCGAGATCGTCAGCGAGAAGGACGCGGCGACCTATGCGCGGCTGTTCGAGGAATTCGGTCTGCCGCCGCAGCAGTTCGCGATGATCGGCAATTCGCTGCGCTCGGACATCGCGCCGGTGCTGGCCTTGGGTGGCTGGGGCGTGCACATGCAGTACCACACCACCTGGGCGCACGAGAACGAGGCCGAAATCGCCGCCGACGAGCCGCGCCTGCGTCGCGTGGACGGCGCCCCCGCGCTGCCGGCCGCGGTCCGCGAATTGGCGCTCGCCGCGCTCGCCTGA
- a CDS encoding EF-hand domain-containing protein: protein MNTLSRKSLIGAFALAAALSAPMAFAQEAEQAPPADQAQSADAAQTSDPAATPATPAAPAATAAAPQKKSWNDVDADKNGSLSKAEAEAVPALTQVFDKADSNADGALTAEEYKAYVAKAQTGKTGQHGG from the coding sequence ATGAATACCCTGTCCCGCAAGTCGCTGATCGGTGCTTTCGCCCTCGCCGCCGCGCTGTCCGCGCCGATGGCCTTCGCCCAGGAAGCCGAGCAGGCTCCGCCGGCCGATCAGGCGCAGAGCGCCGACGCCGCCCAGACCAGCGACCCGGCCGCGACTCCGGCTACGCCTGCCGCTCCGGCGGCCACCGCCGCCGCTCCGCAGAAGAAGAGCTGGAACGACGTGGACGCCGACAAGAACGGCAGCCTGAGCAAGGCCGAGGCCGAGGCCGTGCCGGCGCTGACCCAGGTCTTCGACAAGGCCGACAGCAACGCCGACGGCGCGCTGACCGCCGAGGAATACAAGGCCTACGTCGCCAAGGCCCAGACCGGCAAGACCGGCCAGCACGGCGGCTAA
- a CDS encoding winged helix DNA-binding domain-containing protein gives MPAQPRAANTGEGAVLSLRALNRALLQRQGLLERTGASPVAMIEQLGGLQAQAPNPPYLGLWSRLRDFRPERLTELMQQRQVVRATMMRGTLHLVSAADYLAWRATLTPMLQRLFLHSDQGKAVKHMDLQALSLSGLELLSAQALNATALGAALQGRWPQGDASAMARWVRGVAALVHVPPAGVWDSHQQACFAPAAQWLGQSLAEADAADAMVLRYLAAFGPASVRDIATWSGLQGVRAIVQRLRPQLRGYRGPDGEELFDLADRTLPDADTPAPARLVADFDNLLLAHADRTRVLDARHKDAVFTRNGIVRATVLLDGFVRGTWSLQREPGATSVTIAPFAALKKPERAALAAEAEHCLATFAPGVTHEIRIESA, from the coding sequence ATGCCCGCCCAGCCCCGCGCAGCCAACACCGGCGAAGGCGCCGTACTATCGCTACGCGCCTTGAACCGCGCCCTGCTGCAGCGGCAGGGCCTGCTCGAACGCACTGGCGCGTCGCCGGTGGCGATGATCGAACAATTGGGCGGCCTGCAAGCCCAAGCGCCCAACCCGCCTTACCTGGGCCTGTGGTCGCGCCTGCGCGACTTCCGCCCCGAACGCCTCACCGAGCTGATGCAGCAACGGCAAGTGGTGCGCGCCACCATGATGCGCGGTACCCTGCACCTGGTCAGCGCCGCCGATTACCTGGCCTGGCGCGCCACGCTGACGCCCATGCTGCAGCGCCTGTTCCTGCACAGCGACCAAGGCAAGGCGGTCAAGCACATGGACCTGCAGGCGCTGAGCCTGTCCGGCCTGGAACTGCTGTCCGCGCAAGCGCTCAACGCCACCGCCCTGGGCGCCGCGCTGCAGGGCCGCTGGCCGCAGGGCGATGCCTCGGCGATGGCGCGTTGGGTACGCGGTGTGGCCGCACTGGTGCATGTGCCGCCGGCTGGGGTCTGGGATTCGCACCAGCAGGCTTGCTTCGCACCAGCGGCCCAATGGCTGGGCCAAAGCCTGGCCGAAGCCGACGCCGCCGATGCCATGGTGCTGCGCTACCTGGCCGCGTTCGGTCCCGCCAGCGTGCGCGACATCGCCACCTGGTCCGGCCTGCAAGGCGTGCGCGCCATCGTCCAGCGCCTGCGCCCGCAGTTGCGCGGCTACCGCGGCCCCGACGGCGAGGAACTGTTCGATCTGGCCGACCGGACGCTGCCGGACGCCGACACCCCCGCTCCCGCGCGGCTAGTCGCCGATTTCGACAATCTGCTGCTCGCCCACGCCGACCGCACGCGCGTGCTCGATGCCCGCCACAAGGACGCGGTGTTCACCCGCAACGGCATCGTCCGCGCCACCGTGCTGCTGGACGGCTTCGTGCGCGGCACTTGGAGCCTGCAGCGCGAGCCCGGCGCGACATCCGTGACCATCGCGCCCTTCGCCGCGCTGAAGAAACCCGAGCGCGCCGCGCTCGCCGCCGAAGCCGAACACTGCCTGGCCACTTTCGCGCCCGGTGTAACGCACGAAATACGCATCGAATCGGCCTGA